A portion of the Streptomyces platensis genome contains these proteins:
- a CDS encoding penicillin acylase family protein produces the protein MRRRTGRFRTAAAAALFALGATLLAPPPTAAAAPPDAQDYCQGQCGDILPPGATGNATLVEILGNKLFGTHPEHTTDQLAPYGALSSGYQSLTDDTLGNFFNDASFGVPADQVGKVSTPRDDVTITRDKKTGVPHIKGTTRYGTEFGAGYAAGQDRLWLMDLFRHIGRGELTSFAGGALANQGLEQQFWPQAPYTEDDLQAQVERIRDTNGERGKLAMQDAQAYVDGINAYREQSKNGRYFPGEYVLTGHVDAITNAGEIQPFKLTDLIALASVVGGLFGNGGGGEVPSALALLSAQQKYGVEKGTEVWESFRERNDPEAAKTLHDGSSFPYAVKPAKAKGTALPDRGSVTPEPLVFDRTGAATTKSGTPPRDPVKAPKKYKKLEGLFKDGVLPDGSFDPTQHRGMSNALLVSGKHSASGHPVAVFGPQTGYFAPQLLMLQEIQGPGISARGASFAGVGMYVQLGRGQDYSWSATSAGQDITDTFAVELCNADGSAPTKDSTSYRYRGACVPMEKLERTNSWKPTIADPTAAGSYRMQVFRTKYGTVTHRATVDGKPVAYTAQRSTYRHEADSIIGFQMFNDPSYVRDAKTFQKAAGHIGYAFNWFYADSRDIAYYNSGLNPVRNPDVDPALPVKADDAYEWKGYDPATNTTDYTPAAQHPQSVNQDYYISWNNKQAKDYDSAGYGNGSVHRGNLLDDRVRALTKDGGVTRASLTRAMGEAAVTDLRGEDVLPELLRVLNSKPVTDPKLKTAVQQLAAWRKDGAQRRETAAGSHTYTHPDAVRLMDAWWPLMTEAVFKPGLGGDLYDALRANLGIDESPSAGHGPTGAHAGSAFQYGWWSYADKDLREVLGDKVAGPLGRQFCGNGELSACRDTLLTTLQQAGGKTAEQVYPGDDSCKAGDQWCADAIIHRTVGGLTHATISWQNRPTYQQVVEFPTHR, from the coding sequence ATGCGACGACGTACCGGAAGGTTCAGGACTGCCGCCGCGGCAGCCCTGTTCGCCTTGGGTGCCACGCTCTTGGCACCGCCCCCCACCGCGGCCGCCGCGCCGCCGGACGCCCAGGACTACTGCCAGGGCCAGTGCGGCGACATCCTGCCGCCCGGCGCCACCGGCAACGCCACCCTGGTGGAGATCCTCGGCAACAAGCTGTTCGGTACCCACCCCGAGCACACCACCGACCAACTCGCCCCGTACGGCGCGCTGTCGAGCGGCTATCAGTCGCTCACCGACGACACCCTCGGCAACTTCTTCAACGACGCCTCGTTCGGCGTCCCCGCGGACCAGGTCGGCAAGGTCAGTACGCCCCGCGACGACGTGACCATCACCCGTGACAAGAAGACCGGCGTCCCGCACATCAAGGGCACCACCCGCTACGGCACCGAATTCGGCGCCGGCTACGCCGCGGGCCAGGACCGGCTCTGGCTGATGGACCTCTTCCGCCACATCGGCCGTGGTGAACTGACCTCGTTCGCGGGTGGCGCGCTCGCCAACCAGGGCCTGGAGCAGCAGTTCTGGCCGCAGGCGCCGTACACCGAGGACGATCTCCAGGCCCAGGTCGAGCGCATCCGGGACACCAACGGCGAGCGCGGCAAGCTGGCCATGCAGGACGCCCAGGCCTATGTCGACGGGATCAACGCCTACCGCGAACAGTCCAAGAACGGCCGCTACTTCCCGGGCGAGTACGTGCTCACCGGTCATGTCGACGCCATTACCAACGCCGGTGAGATCCAGCCCTTCAAGCTGACCGATCTGATAGCCCTGGCCTCCGTCGTCGGAGGTCTCTTCGGCAACGGCGGTGGCGGCGAGGTCCCCTCGGCCCTGGCGCTGCTCTCCGCCCAGCAGAAGTACGGCGTCGAGAAGGGCACCGAGGTCTGGGAGTCCTTCCGGGAGCGCAACGACCCCGAGGCCGCCAAGACCCTGCACGACGGCAGCAGCTTCCCGTACGCCGTGAAGCCCGCCAAGGCCAAGGGCACGGCGCTGCCGGACCGCGGCTCGGTCACCCCCGAACCCCTGGTCTTCGACCGCACCGGCGCGGCCACCACCAAGAGCGGGACGCCGCCCCGGGACCCCGTCAAGGCGCCCAAGAAGTACAAGAAGCTGGAGGGCCTCTTCAAGGACGGGGTGCTGCCCGACGGGAGCTTCGATCCCACCCAGCACCGCGGGATGTCCAACGCCCTGCTGGTGTCCGGCAAACACTCCGCGAGCGGCCACCCGGTCGCCGTCTTCGGCCCGCAGACCGGCTACTTCGCGCCCCAGCTGCTGATGCTCCAGGAGATCCAGGGGCCCGGCATCAGTGCCCGGGGCGCCTCCTTCGCGGGCGTCGGGATGTACGTCCAGCTCGGCCGCGGCCAGGACTACTCCTGGAGCGCCACCTCCGCCGGCCAGGACATCACCGACACCTTCGCGGTCGAGCTGTGCAACGCGGACGGCTCCGCGCCCACCAAGGACTCCACCTCCTACCGCTACCGCGGTGCGTGCGTCCCCATGGAGAAGCTGGAGCGCACCAACTCCTGGAAGCCCACCATCGCCGACCCCACGGCGGCCGGCTCCTACCGGATGCAGGTCTTCCGGACCAAGTACGGGACCGTCACCCACCGCGCCACCGTCGACGGCAAGCCCGTCGCCTACACCGCGCAGCGCTCCACCTACCGTCACGAGGCCGACTCGATCATCGGCTTCCAGATGTTCAACGACCCGTCCTACGTGCGGGACGCCAAGACGTTCCAGAAGGCCGCCGGGCACATCGGCTACGCCTTCAACTGGTTCTACGCCGACTCCCGCGACATCGCGTACTACAACAGCGGCCTCAACCCGGTCCGCAACCCCGACGTCGATCCGGCCCTGCCCGTCAAGGCGGACGACGCCTACGAGTGGAAGGGCTACGACCCCGCGACCAACACCACCGACTACACCCCGGCCGCCCAGCACCCGCAGTCCGTCAACCAGGACTACTACATCTCCTGGAACAACAAGCAGGCCAAGGACTACGACTCGGCGGGCTACGGCAACGGTTCGGTGCACCGCGGCAATCTGCTGGACGACCGGGTGCGCGCGCTGACGAAGGACGGCGGGGTGACCCGGGCGTCGCTGACCCGTGCCATGGGGGAGGCCGCCGTCACCGATCTGCGCGGTGAGGACGTGCTGCCCGAACTCCTGCGGGTCCTCAACAGCAAGCCCGTCACCGACCCGAAGCTGAAGACCGCGGTCCAGCAGCTGGCGGCCTGGCGCAAGGACGGTGCCCAGCGCCGGGAGACCGCCGCGGGCTCGCACACCTACACCCACCCCGACGCGGTCCGCCTGATGGACGCCTGGTGGCCGCTGATGACGGAGGCCGTCTTCAAGCCGGGCCTCGGCGGCGACCTCTACGACGCGCTGCGCGCCAACCTCGGCATCGACGAATCACCGTCGGCCGGCCACGGCCCCACCGGGGCGCACGCCGGATCGGCCTTCCAGTACGGCTGGTGGAGCTACGCGGACAAGGATCTGCGGGAGGTGCTCGGCGACAAGGTGGCGGGGCCGCTCGGCCGGCAGTTCTGCGGCAACGGTGAGCTGTCCGCCTGCCGCGACACCCTGCTCACCACGCTCCAGCAGGCCGGCGGGAAGACGGCCGAGCAGGTCTACCCCGGCGATGACAGCTGCAAGGCCGGCGACCAGTGGTGCGCGGACGCCATCATCCACCGCACGGTGGGCGGCCTGACCCACGCCACCATCAGCTGGCAGAACCGGCCGACCTATCAGCAGGTGGTGGAGTTCCCCACCCACCGGTAG
- a CDS encoding 3-keto-5-aminohexanoate cleavage protein — MLQVCLNGPRTAADSGAVPMSPAALAAAAQQAVAAGAEDVHVHPKTPCGQDSLAPRVVAAALEAIRAVVDVPVGVTTGAWAEPDPERRLARIRSWTVLPDHASVNWHEPGADALAAALLERGVGIEAGIWAGTAGAGLFARSPLAPRVLRVLAEVISTEAGTDVGTDAACATATARELLAALAGAAPGRPVLLHGMDGGAWPVLRLAGALGLDTRIGLEDTLLLPDGRPARDNAELIRAAAAAMSSPPGGA; from the coding sequence ATGCTTCAGGTCTGTCTCAACGGCCCCCGGACCGCGGCCGATTCCGGCGCCGTACCGATGTCACCGGCCGCCCTGGCCGCTGCCGCACAGCAGGCGGTGGCGGCCGGTGCCGAGGATGTCCATGTCCATCCCAAGACCCCGTGCGGCCAGGATTCGCTCGCACCACGGGTGGTGGCCGCGGCCCTGGAAGCGATCCGGGCAGTGGTGGACGTCCCGGTCGGGGTGACGACCGGTGCCTGGGCCGAGCCGGACCCCGAGCGCCGGCTGGCGCGGATCAGATCCTGGACGGTGCTGCCCGATCACGCGTCGGTGAACTGGCACGAGCCGGGCGCCGACGCGCTCGCCGCGGCCCTGCTGGAGCGCGGCGTCGGCATCGAGGCCGGCATCTGGGCGGGCACCGCCGGCGCCGGGCTGTTCGCCCGCTCCCCGCTCGCCCCCAGGGTGCTGCGGGTGCTGGCCGAAGTGATCAGCACCGAGGCCGGGACCGATGTGGGCACCGACGCCGCTTGCGCGACCGCCACCGCGCGCGAGCTGCTGGCCGCGCTGGCCGGTGCCGCGCCCGGCCGCCCGGTGCTGCTCCACGGAATGGACGGCGGAGCCTGGCCGGTGCTGCGGCTGGCCGGCGCACTGGGTCTGGACACCCGGATCGGCCTGGAGGACACCCTCCTGCTGCCCGACGGCCGGCCGGCCCGCGACAACGCCGAGCTGATACGCGCCGCAGCGGCCGCGATGAGCAGCCCTCCCGGCGGCGCATGA
- a CDS encoding amidase: MAELHDLTALEQARGIRSGELSPVELTEHYLARIERLDDTLGAFLTRTPDIARKQAADAESEAAAARREGRELPPLHGVPVPVKDLNQVAGVRCTMGSRALAEHVPTVDDHLVGKLRAGGTILLGKTNTPEFGLPCYTENGLAPPARTPWDLARSAGGSSGGAAAAVAGGLAPVAHASDGGGSVRIPASVCGLFGIKPSRGRISSGPMLHDISGLATSGPLARTVADAATLLDVLAGPMPGDPFAAPSLPPGETFADHALRDPGRLRIACLTEAPVPGIEVHPDCRTATTDTAALLTGLGHEVEELTLPADDSILLAFTRVWSVLAASRPVPPGGEELLMPLTRYLRERGAEVSGTDFTRSLYAFRMLAQSLADGLMPPGGYDVILSPTLAAPPAEVGALRNDADPQAEFDALGAFTPFTALYNATGQPAVNVPLQWNAAGLPIGVMLAGRYGDEATLIALSAQLEQARPWAGRTPSVW; encoded by the coding sequence ATGGCCGAACTGCACGATCTGACCGCGCTCGAGCAGGCCCGGGGAATCCGGTCCGGGGAACTCTCCCCCGTGGAACTCACCGAGCACTACCTCGCGCGGATCGAGCGGCTCGACGACACACTCGGCGCCTTCCTCACCCGTACCCCCGACATCGCCCGCAAACAGGCCGCGGACGCGGAGAGCGAGGCCGCCGCGGCCCGCCGCGAGGGCCGTGAACTGCCGCCGCTGCACGGCGTTCCCGTGCCGGTGAAGGACCTCAACCAGGTCGCGGGGGTGCGCTGCACGATGGGCTCCCGGGCGCTGGCCGAGCATGTGCCCACCGTCGACGACCATCTGGTCGGCAAACTGCGGGCGGGCGGCACGATTCTGCTCGGCAAGACCAACACCCCCGAATTCGGGCTGCCCTGCTACACCGAGAACGGCCTCGCCCCACCCGCCCGCACCCCGTGGGACCTGGCGCGCTCGGCGGGCGGTTCCAGCGGTGGGGCCGCCGCGGCCGTGGCGGGGGGCCTGGCGCCGGTCGCGCACGCCAGTGACGGCGGCGGCTCGGTCCGGATACCGGCCTCGGTCTGCGGGCTCTTCGGCATCAAGCCCAGCCGCGGCCGGATCAGCAGCGGCCCGATGCTGCACGACATCTCCGGCCTGGCCACCTCGGGCCCGCTGGCCCGTACGGTCGCCGACGCGGCCACCCTGCTGGACGTCCTGGCGGGGCCGATGCCCGGCGACCCGTTCGCGGCGCCGTCGCTGCCGCCCGGGGAGACCTTCGCCGACCACGCCCTCCGCGACCCGGGACGGCTGCGGATCGCCTGCCTCACCGAGGCGCCCGTCCCCGGCATCGAGGTGCACCCCGACTGCCGCACCGCCACCACCGACACCGCCGCCCTGCTGACCGGACTCGGCCATGAGGTCGAGGAGTTGACGCTGCCCGCCGACGACAGCATCCTGCTCGCCTTCACCCGCGTCTGGTCGGTGCTGGCCGCGAGCCGCCCCGTGCCGCCGGGGGGCGAGGAGCTGCTGATGCCGCTCACCCGCTATCTGCGCGAGCGCGGCGCCGAGGTCTCGGGCACGGACTTCACCCGCTCGCTGTACGCCTTCCGGATGCTCGCCCAGTCCCTGGCCGACGGTCTGATGCCGCCGGGCGGCTATGACGTGATCCTCTCGCCGACCCTGGCCGCGCCACCGGCCGAGGTCGGCGCGCTGCGCAACGACGCCGATCCGCAGGCCGAGTTCGACGCCCTCGGGGCGTTCACCCCGTTCACCGCGCTCTACAACGCCACCGGCCAGCCCGCCGTGAACGTCCCGTTGCAGTGGAACGCCGCAGGGCTGCCGATCGGGGTGATGCTGGCCGGCCGGTACGGCGACGAGGCCACCCTGATCGCGCTGTCGGCGCAGCTGGAGCAGGCCCGCCCGTGGGCGGGACGCACCCCGTCCGTGTGGTGA
- the soxR gene encoding redox-sensitive transcriptional activator SoxR yields MPQLPYKVHELSVGQLSARSGAAVSALHFYESKGLISSTRTAGNQRRYSRDALRRVAFVRAAQRVGIPLAVIRDALAELPDERTPNRADWARLSEVWRSELDERISQLVELRDRLTDCIGCGCLSLEKCALSNPYDNLGEQGPGARRLRVDRSAKDPEGTRRRAGGEPGSGPAQAAGQECCTGES; encoded by the coding sequence GTGCCCCAGCTTCCGTACAAGGTTCATGAACTCTCCGTCGGCCAGCTCTCCGCGCGCAGTGGCGCCGCGGTGTCCGCGCTGCACTTCTACGAGTCCAAGGGTCTGATCAGCAGCACCCGGACGGCGGGCAACCAGCGCCGCTACAGCCGGGACGCACTGCGCCGGGTCGCCTTCGTACGGGCGGCACAGCGGGTCGGCATCCCGCTCGCGGTGATCCGCGACGCGCTGGCGGAGCTGCCCGACGAGCGCACCCCCAACCGCGCCGACTGGGCCCGGCTCTCCGAGGTCTGGCGCTCCGAACTGGACGAGCGGATCAGTCAACTCGTCGAGCTGCGCGACCGGTTGACCGACTGCATCGGCTGCGGCTGCCTCTCGCTGGAGAAGTGCGCGCTGTCCAATCCGTACGACAACCTCGGCGAGCAGGGGCCCGGCGCACGGCGGCTGCGGGTCGACCGGAGCGCCAAGGACCCGGAGGGGACCCGGCGGCGCGCCGGCGGCGAGCCGGGGAGCGGCCCGGCGCAGGCGGCCGGGCAGGAGTGCTGCACGGGCGAGAGCTGA
- a CDS encoding MaoC family dehydratase, with amino-acid sequence MAEPRVFGSLDELRAAVGEELGTSDWLEIDQKRIDLFAEATGDHQWIHVDPEKAAAGPFGTTIAHGYLTLSLLPALVPQLMRVDNVKMGINYGTNKVRFPATVPVGSRLRATARIAEVTEVSGGVQLTTVVTVEREGGDKPVCVAETVSRFYL; translated from the coding sequence ATGGCAGAGCCCCGAGTGTTTGGATCGCTCGACGAACTGCGAGCCGCGGTCGGTGAGGAGCTGGGCACCAGCGACTGGCTGGAGATCGACCAGAAGCGGATCGATCTGTTCGCGGAGGCCACCGGTGATCACCAGTGGATCCATGTGGACCCGGAGAAGGCCGCGGCCGGCCCGTTCGGCACCACCATCGCGCACGGCTATCTCACGCTGTCGCTGCTGCCCGCCCTCGTCCCGCAGCTGATGCGCGTCGACAACGTGAAGATGGGCATCAACTACGGCACCAACAAGGTCCGCTTCCCCGCCACCGTGCCGGTCGGCTCGCGGTTGCGCGCCACGGCCAGGATCGCGGAGGTGACCGAGGTGTCCGGCGGCGTCCAGCTCACCACTGTCGTGACCGTCGAGCGCGAGGGCGGCGACAAGCCCGTGTGCGTCGCGGAGACGGTCAGCCGCTTCTACCTCTAG
- a CDS encoding DUF4328 domain-containing protein — translation MNDDTTQPALHPVRGAARSAIAGFILAGAAWVARAAWQIRLATAGLPSSGPPDQGDGRHRTLTGLEDTYHLVSTLGDAATVLCAAAFLVWLMRVRDNALVLSGQAPRYAWPWVYAGWIVPIMNLWVPRGIVADVHHKSAPGQPLPRAVNWWWGLWLAGMLSGVGLMYTGSTDDMIARAYTDVQFLVMADAAIVGAAVAGIFVVRALTAAQQQRMGAAGK, via the coding sequence GTGAACGACGACACCACACAGCCCGCTCTGCATCCGGTCAGGGGCGCGGCCCGTTCCGCGATCGCCGGCTTCATCCTCGCCGGCGCCGCCTGGGTGGCCCGGGCCGCGTGGCAGATCCGGCTTGCCACGGCGGGGCTGCCGTCCTCCGGTCCCCCGGACCAGGGCGACGGCCGACACCGCACGCTGACCGGGCTGGAGGACACGTACCACCTCGTGAGCACCTTGGGGGATGCGGCCACAGTGCTGTGCGCGGCCGCCTTCCTCGTGTGGCTGATGCGCGTGCGGGACAACGCGCTCGTCCTTTCGGGACAAGCGCCGCGCTACGCCTGGCCGTGGGTCTACGCGGGCTGGATCGTACCGATCATGAACCTGTGGGTGCCCCGCGGAATCGTCGCGGACGTCCACCACAAGAGCGCCCCGGGCCAGCCGCTGCCGCGCGCCGTGAACTGGTGGTGGGGGCTGTGGCTGGCCGGGATGCTGAGCGGGGTGGGACTCATGTACACCGGCTCCACGGACGACATGATCGCGCGTGCCTACACGGACGTGCAGTTCCTGGTGATGGCCGACGCAGCCATCGTGGGCGCGGCCGTGGCCGGCATCTTCGTCGTCCGCGCGCTCACCGCGGCGCAGCAGCAACGCATGGGTGCAGCGGGAAAGTAA
- a CDS encoding TetR/AcrR family transcriptional regulator has product MGAAAERAEEENEEWAGVTPDAARRLVGAAVEAFAERGYHATTTRDIAGRAGMSPAALYIHYKTKEELLYRISGIGHEKALRIMGAAAGAGGSATERLRDGVRTFARWHAEHHTTARVIQYELQALSPDHYTEIAGLRRRTDRLLRQIIQDGADSGEFRADDVPGTTLAVLSLCVDVARWFTADGPRTPDEVGTLYADLVLRMVGAPD; this is encoded by the coding sequence ATGGGTGCGGCGGCGGAACGGGCCGAAGAGGAGAACGAGGAGTGGGCCGGGGTGACCCCGGACGCCGCGCGACGGCTGGTCGGTGCCGCCGTCGAGGCCTTCGCGGAGCGCGGCTACCACGCGACGACCACCCGTGACATCGCCGGCCGGGCCGGGATGAGCCCGGCCGCCCTCTACATCCACTACAAGACCAAGGAAGAGCTGCTCTACCGCATCAGCGGCATCGGCCACGAAAAGGCGCTGCGCATCATGGGCGCCGCCGCCGGGGCCGGGGGCAGCGCCACCGAGCGGCTGCGCGACGGCGTCCGCACCTTCGCCCGCTGGCACGCGGAGCACCACACCACCGCCCGGGTCATCCAGTACGAACTCCAGGCGCTGAGCCCCGACCACTACACCGAGATCGCCGGACTGCGCCGCCGGACCGACCGGTTGCTGCGGCAGATCATCCAGGACGGCGCGGACAGTGGAGAGTTCCGGGCCGACGACGTCCCGGGCACCACTCTCGCGGTGCTGTCGCTGTGTGTGGACGTCGCCCGCTGGTTCACGGCCGACGGCCCGCGCACGCCCGACGAGGTGGGCACCCTCTACGCCGATCTCGTCCTGCGGATGGTGGGCGCGCCGGACTAG
- a CDS encoding TetR/AcrR family transcriptional regulator, with protein sequence MARPRKPLLSRERIVSTALALIDSEGLPALSTRRLAAELGVSGPSLYNHFTTKDEILDAVADTVIAQVDVSALETGGDWRAGLLGWARSYRAALAAHPHIVPFLAQGPGRRPAGLKMADAAFGGMVEAGWPPAQATRVCAMVRYFVAGSALGSFARGFVDDPSAYDPADYPHLGQAHLLAEHQRQVDEGAFETGLRALVDGLALQFPARPTKG encoded by the coding sequence ATGGCCCGACCCCGTAAGCCCCTGCTGAGCCGCGAACGCATCGTCTCCACGGCGCTGGCGCTCATCGACTCCGAGGGGCTGCCGGCGCTCTCCACCCGGCGGCTGGCGGCGGAGCTGGGGGTGAGCGGGCCCTCCCTCTACAACCACTTCACGACCAAGGACGAGATCCTCGACGCGGTGGCCGACACGGTCATCGCCCAGGTCGATGTGTCGGCGCTGGAGACGGGCGGGGACTGGCGCGCCGGGCTGCTCGGCTGGGCCCGCTCGTATCGCGCGGCGCTCGCCGCCCATCCGCACATCGTGCCGTTCCTCGCCCAGGGGCCCGGTCGCCGCCCCGCCGGACTGAAGATGGCCGACGCGGCGTTCGGCGGCATGGTCGAGGCGGGCTGGCCGCCCGCCCAGGCCACCCGGGTCTGTGCGATGGTCCGCTACTTCGTCGCCGGCTCCGCACTGGGCTCGTTCGCCCGCGGTTTCGTCGACGACCCGAGCGCCTACGACCCCGCCGACTATCCGCATCTGGGCCAGGCGCATCTGCTGGCGGAGCATCAACGTCAGGTGGACGAGGGCGCGTTCGAGACGGGGTTGCGCGCGCTGGTGGACGGCCTGGCCCTGCAATTCCCTGCGCGGCCAACCAAGGGCTGA
- a CDS encoding helix-turn-helix domain-containing protein: MPPRRVVTGRSKEPRKRFAEELRLLRAQKGDSLRKVGEVLGWDASLFGKMESGKTIGSPEVVEALAQHYGAEEWLLTLWELAVGDPSQFLEQYRRYMALEQEAMSLWQYSVSAPPGLLQTPGYAREALTTGVKGEKLDQQVEARVGRRTLLEGDDAPPFRVILSEAVLRTRLRDPQEWRKQLEYLMEAAERPNITLHVLPFSAGPHGLMNTDTMFLRLLDGHTVAYTENDDRGELVEENGRVEGLQRRYDAMRDLALSPAESRKFITRLLEEMPCEPST, encoded by the coding sequence ATGCCGCCGAGAAGGGTCGTCACCGGACGGAGCAAGGAGCCGCGCAAGCGGTTCGCGGAGGAACTGCGCTTACTGCGTGCACAGAAGGGCGACAGCCTGCGCAAGGTCGGTGAGGTGCTCGGCTGGGACGCGTCGCTGTTCGGGAAGATGGAGAGCGGGAAGACCATCGGCAGCCCGGAGGTGGTGGAGGCGCTGGCCCAGCACTACGGGGCGGAGGAATGGCTGCTGACGCTGTGGGAGTTGGCGGTGGGGGATCCGTCGCAGTTCCTGGAGCAGTACCGGAGGTACATGGCGCTGGAACAGGAGGCGATGAGCCTCTGGCAATACTCCGTGAGTGCGCCGCCGGGGCTGCTCCAGACTCCCGGCTATGCGCGTGAAGCGCTCACGACGGGCGTCAAGGGCGAGAAATTGGACCAACAGGTCGAGGCGCGCGTAGGGCGTCGGACGTTGCTGGAGGGGGACGACGCACCGCCGTTTCGCGTCATCCTCTCCGAGGCGGTGCTGCGCACGCGGCTGCGCGACCCTCAGGAGTGGCGGAAGCAGCTGGAGTACCTGATGGAAGCGGCAGAGCGCCCGAACATCACGCTCCACGTCTTGCCGTTCAGCGCCGGTCCTCATGGCCTGATGAACACGGACACGATGTTCCTGCGGCTGCTGGACGGTCATACCGTGGCGTACACGGAGAACGACGATCGCGGTGAACTGGTCGAAGAAAATGGCAGGGTTGAGGGTTTGCAGCGCCGATACGATGCGATGCGTGACCTGGCGCTGTCCCCGGCCGAGTCGCGGAAGTTCATCACGCGATTGTTGGAGGAAATGCCGTGCGAGCCATCGACCTGA
- a CDS encoding DUF397 domain-containing protein — MRAIDLSKATWRKSSYSNTSGGNCIEVSDDFLAAANWRKSSYSNTTGGECIEIADNLPALVPVRDSKNPQGPALVFSAAAWGSFVAAVKNSAV, encoded by the coding sequence GTGCGAGCCATCGACCTGAGCAAGGCGACGTGGCGCAAGAGCAGCTACAGCAATACGAGCGGCGGCAACTGCATCGAGGTCTCCGACGACTTCCTGGCCGCCGCCAACTGGCGCAAGAGCAGCTACAGCAACACGACCGGCGGCGAGTGCATCGAGATAGCCGACAACCTCCCCGCCCTCGTCCCCGTACGTGACAGCAAGAACCCCCAAGGGCCCGCGCTCGTCTTCAGCGCCGCCGCCTGGGGGTCCTTCGTTGCCGCCGTGAAGAACAGCGCCGTCTAG
- a CDS encoding Zn-dependent alcohol dehydrogenase, whose product MVRAAVLPAVNAPLQITEIELPEPGPGQVRIRLAAAGVCHSDLSLSNGTLRQPAPAVLGHEGAGTVTAVGPDVTTVAPGDRVVLNWAPSCGDCHFCGLSEPWLCAHSGLAANAPYARRADDATELYPGLGTAAFAEETVVPARAALPLPDGVPLADAALLGCAVLTGWGAVHHSARVRAGESVVVFGVGGVGLATLQAARIAGAGPIVAVDVSPAKEELARAAGATEFVVADGPAFFEKEGAKRIRKLTGGVGADVAIECVGRADTIRTAWSATRRGGRTTVVGIGGQEQQVTFSALELFYFGRTLSGCVYGNSDPARDLPVIAGHVRSGALDLSALVTERIGLDGIPAAFDAMLAGKGGRALVVF is encoded by the coding sequence GTGGTCCGCGCCGCCGTACTGCCCGCCGTCAACGCCCCCCTCCAGATCACCGAGATCGAGCTGCCCGAGCCCGGCCCCGGCCAGGTCCGTATCCGGCTGGCCGCGGCCGGGGTCTGCCACTCCGATCTGTCGCTGTCCAACGGCACCCTGCGCCAGCCCGCCCCGGCCGTCCTCGGGCACGAGGGCGCGGGCACCGTCACCGCGGTCGGCCCGGACGTGACCACGGTGGCCCCCGGCGACCGGGTCGTCCTCAACTGGGCGCCGTCCTGCGGCGACTGCCACTTCTGCGGGTTGTCCGAGCCCTGGCTGTGTGCCCACTCCGGCCTCGCCGCGAACGCCCCGTACGCCCGGCGCGCCGATGACGCCACCGAGCTCTACCCCGGCCTGGGCACCGCCGCGTTCGCCGAGGAGACCGTGGTGCCCGCGCGGGCCGCGCTGCCGCTGCCGGACGGGGTGCCGCTCGCGGACGCCGCACTGCTCGGCTGCGCGGTGCTCACCGGCTGGGGCGCGGTCCACCACAGCGCCCGGGTGCGGGCGGGGGAGTCCGTCGTGGTCTTCGGCGTCGGCGGGGTGGGCCTGGCCACGCTGCAGGCGGCCCGGATCGCCGGTGCGGGCCCGATCGTCGCGGTGGACGTCTCCCCGGCGAAGGAGGAGCTGGCCCGTGCGGCGGGCGCCACCGAATTCGTGGTCGCCGACGGGCCCGCGTTCTTCGAGAAGGAGGGCGCCAAGCGGATCCGCAAGCTCACCGGGGGCGTCGGCGCCGATGTCGCCATCGAGTGCGTGGGCCGCGCCGACACCATCCGTACGGCCTGGTCGGCGACCCGCCGCGGCGGCCGTACGACGGTCGTCGGCATCGGCGGCCAGGAGCAGCAGGTGACCTTCTCCGCCCTGGAACTCTTCTACTTCGGCCGGACGCTCTCCGGCTGCGTCTACGGCAACAGCGACCCCGCCCGCGATCTCCCCGTCATCGCCGGCCACGTCCGCTCCGGCGCGCTCGATCTCTCCGCGCTGGTCACCGAGCGGATCGGCCTCGACGGCATCCCGGCCGCGTTCGACGCGATGCTGGCGGGCAAGGGCGGGCGGGCGCTGGTCGTCTTCTAG